Below is a window of Sinorhizobium meliloti DNA.
TTGTCATACCGTAATCTTTGATGAGGTAATTGTGTACTGCGCATGATCAATCAGATGATCGGCACCCAGGCCTTTAACCTCCATTTGTGCCGGTAATTGCTTAGAAAATACTTATTTAGATTGGCTTTACATGATCAGGTGCAATCGAGCGGACCCTTGCCGCATTCTACTGCCACATGGTGCGCATCCGGGCCGCGACATCGATGCGGATCTGCTTTGCGCTGCGCTCGGAGGCATTGGGGCTGGCGACGGGCCAGATTGCACTCTCGAAGAACTGAAGCAATGTCGCGGGGATAAAGCGTGTGCGGCTCGCGTAGACATGGCGGTCACCCTGCGCGTGCTGACCGCCGGTGAAGAAGCGTTGCGGCACCATCAGCGTCAAACTGTCCTTGGCGCGCGTCATGCCGACATAGAGAAGTCGCCGCTCTTCTTCCAGCTCGTGGCTGGTGCCTGTGGCCAGATCTGACGGAATGCAACCGTCGACGACGTTGAGCATGAAGACGGAGCGCCATTCCTGCCCCTTGGCCGAATGGATGGTCGACAGGATCAGATAGTCCTCGTCGAGCAGCGGTACGCCGGCCTGGTCGCTCGTCGCGTCCGGCGGATCGAGCGTCAGCTCGGTGAGAAAGCGCTCGCGGCTCTGATAGCCGGCGGCGATCTGCTCGAGTTGCACGAGGTCGGCGCGGCGCGTTTCGGCATCCTCGTGTATTCGTTCGAGATGCGGTTCGTACCATACCCGCGCAATCTCGATTTCCATCGGCCATGCGGGTTTGCGCAGGGCCTGCAGCAGCTCGACCAGGGACAGCCAGTCCGAGCCGCTCCTCGGCGGAGCGGGGACTTCCCCCAGCGCCATCAACGGCTCGGGGTCGGTTGCGATCGTGTCCAGGATCTTGCCTGCGGTCTGCGGGCCGACGCCCGGCAGCATCTGCAGGAGCCGGAAGCCTGCGACGCGGTCACGCGGGTTCTGTGCAAAGCGCAGCACAGCCAGCATGTCCTTCACGTGAGCGCTGTCGAGGAACTTCAGTCCTCCGAACTTTACGAAGGGGATGTTGCGGCGGGTCAGTTCCACCTCGAGGGGGCCGCTGTGGCTCGAGGTGCGGAAGAGGACGGCCTGCTGTTTGAGGAGCATTCCGGATTCGCGATTGGCAAGCACCTGCTCGACGATGCAGTTCGCCTGATCGGCCTCGTCCCTCACCGTCAGCAGCTTCGGACGTTCAGCCGACTCGCGATCCGTCCAGAGATTCTTGGTGAAGCGTTCCCGCGCCAGATCGATGACCCCGTTGGCGGCCGCGAGGATCGGCTGGGTTGAACGGTAGTTGCGGTCGAGCGTGACGATCTCGGCCGGCGGCGAGAATTGCTTCGGAAAATCCAGAATGTTGCGGACCGTCGCCGCCCGGAACGAGTAGATCGACTGCGCGTCGTCGCCGACGACCGTCAGGCCGCGCCCGCCGGGCTTCAGGGCCAGCAGCACTGAGGACTGGAGTCTGTTGGTATCCTGATATTCGTCGACGAGGACATGGTCGAAGCGGTTGCCGATATCGTCGGCCAGGGAGGGATCGCTGACCATCTGCGCCCAATAGAGAAGCAGGTCGTCGTAGTCGAGGACGTTCTGCGCCTGCTTGGCCTCGACGTAGACGGCAAACAGTTCCTTCAACTGCTGTTCCCAGCCGGACACCCACGGGTACCAAGTGCGGAGCACTTCATTCAGCGGCATTTCCGCGTTCACTGCCCGCGAATAGATCGCCAGGCAGGTGCCCTTGGCCGGAAACCGGCTTTCCATCTTCGAGAAGCCGAGTTCGTGCCGCATGAGGTTGATCAGGTCGGCGCTGTCCTCGCGGTCGTGAATGGTGAACTCCGCATTCAGCCCGATCTGTTCGGCATAGATTCTCAGCAGCCGTGCCCCGATACCGTGAAATGTGCCCGCCCACGAAAGAGCGTCGGTCGTCGTTGCGGAACTGGGACCGAGCACCTGCGCGCAGATGCGCCCGACGCGGCGCGACATCTCGGCCGCGGCCCTTCGCGAAAAGGTCATCAGCAGAATGCGGCGCGGATCGGCCCCGTTGACGATCAGGTGAGCAACACGATGAGCCAAGGTGTTGGTCTTCCCGGAGCCCGCGCCGGCGATGATCAAAAGCGGGCCTGCCTGGGCGTCTTCTCCTGCTCCGATACCATATTCGACGGCGCAGCGCTGTCTATCGTTCAGTTTCTCCAGATACGCCGCCGTCGCCATTTACTTTCCCTCGATGAGCTCTTTGATATCCGGCCGCGGCCTTAAGAACGGAGGGGGAACATACAAGCCCGAACGGCCGTTGGAAAGTGGGACGTCCCGGATTCGCTCGGACGTTGCCGCTTGTAATCAATCGACGGCGCGGACCTTTGTCAGCCGGTCGGGGCGGCGGTGAAAACCGCCAGCTGAGCGTCGAAAGCGCGTTTGTATGCGGGCCGCGCTTTGCCGCGGGCCACATAGGCGCAGAGGTTCGGATATTCCTCCAGTATCCCCGATCCTTCCAATCTCCGCAGCACCGTCACCATCAGGAGGTCAGCGGCGCTGAACGCTCCGTCGATCCAGTCCGCATTGCCCAGACGGCCGGAAAGTTCGCCCAGCCGCCTGCGGATGCGTTCATCGATGAAGGGCAGACGCCGCTCGTACCAGGTCTCGTCGCCTTCCAGATACTCGGCGACCTCGCGATCGACGATCGGCGGCTCCACCGTGTTGAGCGCGGCAAACATCCATGTGATCGCGCGCGCCCGGGCATTCGCATCGTCCGGCAGCAGGCCCGCATGGCGCTCAGCGATATGGAACACGATCGCCCCCGACTCGAACAAAGCGAGATCGCCTTCTTCATAGGTCGGAATCTGCCCGAATGGATGAAGCGCGAGATGCGCGGGTTCCTTCATCGCCTTGAACGAAAGAAGACGAACGTCGTAAGGCTGGCCCACTTCTTCGAGCGCCCAGCGAACGCGCATGTCACGCGCCATCCCCTGGCCGCCATCGGGCGACCGCTCAAAGGCGGTAATGGTAATAGTCATGCTGCTCTCCATCGCTTGTCCGTCTTGAAGACGACCGGCTGAACGCGATTCCGACACCCCTTGCGCGAGATAATCCTCGCGGCCGATTCAGATACAGCACGATGGTGCGTTCCTGCCGTTGCTAAGCGGAAGACGGCTTCCTGGCAGCTTCCGCCCCAAAGCGTCATAGGAGGTCCGAGACCCGCTGGCGCAGAAATGCTGCCGTCCGCTCGGAAGCAGTCTGCCGATCTTGCCAGTCGTCCTTGACCTTGCCCAGATAGGCCTCACCCGCGTAGATCAGCATATCAGCTTCCTCGTCCGGCATCTGGCTTGCTGCCCATGTCGCTGCAGCATCCTTGGTGATGAAGTCACCGGTGGCCGATGTACGCCACATGCGCGCAAGGGTTAGCAACACGTTCCGCTCGTCCCCCTGTAAACTGTCGCCCAATGAGGGGAGTGCATCGCGCATTGCGCGGCGAATTTGTTCCGGCGGAAGCGAGGGCAGAAGCTCCTTTGCATCGGGGCCGAACAGTGGAACGGCCTCTTGTCGCGCCTGGGCCAGCACAAGCGTGTTTTCCGGGTCGGACACAGGTAGGGGGAGACCTCCGCATTCAAAGGTGTCCCGCAGCCATTCGCCATAGATGAATTCAGCCCGAGCAGGAAAATTCGGTGCGGCGATATCTGCCCGCAGAAACACCATCAGTTCGATGCAGCGGGGCGCCCCGACCAGACGGGGATGGCGGCCGGACATTCGCAGCAAAGCCGCCAGAAGATCGCGACGCTGTTCGTCAGCCATGGGGCAGTCGACGATCGCGAGGAGGTCGACGTCACTCTGCGGTCGCAAGCCACCCGACACTGCCGATCCATGCAGATAAACCGCAAGGAGCGCGTCTCGAAGGATGCTGCGGATGGTTTCTGTCGCTGCCAGTGCCTCGTCAATCTGTTGTCTGTCCGCTCGCATGGCTCGGCTCGATTTGCATGAGTACTACCAGGAGAAAGTGCGTACCGGCTTCCCGTGCGGAAATGCGCAGTTTCAGAGTGTTAGAGCGTTTCACTGGTCCAATGAACAGTGAAACGCGCTAGAATATTGCAACGAGCGTATCAAGCTCTTGAACCGATACAAGGCAGCTTTTAGTGCGAGCGGACCTTCAGGCAGCGCTCGACTGGCCCGGGTCGCCATCTCGCAGCCACCGGACGTCACCTGGGGAAAGCGCAATTGAGAAAGCGTCGAGGCTGTGGTTGAGCTCGGAAAGCGAGCGCGGGCCGATCAGCGGGATGACACGGCCCTTCTGCGCCAGAACATAGGCGAGCGCTATTTGAATCGGGTCCTTGCCGAGCTTGCGCCCGAGTGCGATCGCCCGGTCCCGCCGAGCGAAGTTGCTTTCGGAATACCAGGAGCGGGCAAGTTCCGAATCGTCCCGCTTGCCGCGGCCCGCGCGGTCGGTGAAGAAGCCGCGCGCCTGGCTCGACCAAGCGAAATTGGTGACGCCTTTCTCCTCCAGCCAGTGCATCCAGGCGTCGTCCGAGGACGAAATGCAGCCGGCCCAGACCGGCTCGACCATCTCGGCCAGTGAGAAATTGTTGGAAAGCACGCTCGGTTTCGTCTTGCCGGTACGCTCGGCATAGGCGATTGCCTCATCGAAGCGTTCGCGCGTCCAGTTCGAGCCGCCGAAGGGACCTCGGATCCGTTCGGCCTTCACCTCCGCGTCCATGGCGTCGACGAACTCGCCCACGGGGATGTCCGGACTGTCGCGGTGCATGAAATAGATGTCGACATAATCGGTGCCCATGCGCTCGAGACTGGTTGTCAGTTGCTTGCCGATCACGTCCGGATAGCAGAGCGGACTGTGCGCACCCTTGGCGATGACGACCGTTTCCTGGCGCACACCGCGGCTGCGCATCCACTCGCCGACGAGCCGGTCCTGCAGGCCATTGCCGTAGAGAAACGCAGTATCGACCAGGTTGCCGCCCGCCTCGAAAAAGGCGTCGAGTACCATGGCAGCGGATGAGAAGGTCGAAAACTCCATGAGGCCGAGCGCAGCAAGCGATATCTCCTTCTGCAGGCCGTCGATGCGGCCGCTCCGCACATGGCTGGTCTTGCGGGAAAGCTTGTCGCCGCGCACCGTTCGGGTCCGCACGGTGTGTTTCTCGCCTTCGTATTCCAGGCCGATCGCCGCACGCCACTTGTCCATGACACGCAGATTCCCGAGTGTGTCGGCCCGGCTCATGCCCGGATAGGCAAATTCCGTGCGACCTGCGCGGATCGCGTCGCCGGCGGCCTCGACCTCGAAGCTGTAGAGATGGCGTGGCTCGGCGACCGGGACTTCCTCCTGGCGGCCGTCGGCGTGGATTACGCGGATGATGTTGGTGCCTCCCCGCTTACCGCCGGCGAACCAGAAGTGACCGACCTCGATGCGGCCATTCGTGCCGAGGATCCGCAGCACGTTTTCCTGCACGAGAGAGACCGAGCAGGAAAGCTCGGCGATGATGCCGTTCGGGAAGGACAGGAGGGCAGAGGTCCACTCGTCGACGCCCGTCCGACCAAGATGGCCGAGGGCGGTCACCTCGGTCGGCTCCATCACGCCCGACGATGTGCCGATGCCCGCGATGAGGCGCGCCATGGAGGTGGTGTAGCCGCCCACGTCCAGTATGCCGCCGCCCGCCATTTCATTGGAAAAGAGCCGATGCCCCTCATCGAAGGGCAGCTTTGCAAAACCGAAACTCGACTGGATCTTGCGCACCTCGCCGACCATCCCGCTTTTCACGAGCTGGACGATCTTGGCGGTCAGCGGGTGAAGCCGGTACATGTAGGCTTCGGCCATGAAGGTGCCCGCCTTGCGGGCAGCCTCGAACATGGCGTCCGCTTCCGCCGCCGACAGACCCATCGGCTTCTCGCAGAGCACGTGCTTGCCCTTTTCGGCGGCCTTGATTGCGTATTCCGCGTGAAGCGGATGGACCGTGGCGATGTAGACCGCATCGATTTCCGGGTCGTCGAGCAGTGCATCGTAACCGGCGACGATGCGCGTGCCCGGAAAATCGTCCGCAAGGCCGGGCTTTGCCGGATTGCGGGCGCCGATTGCGACGACCTTTCCGTTGGCGGATTGCAGCGCGCCGGCGAAGAAGTCCTTCGCGATGTTGCCGGGGCCGAGAATGCCCCAGCGGATCCTGGTCAGTTCGTTCATATCGTGCCTACTTTGGTTTGGTTTGAATGGATGGCCTTGCGGACCGTCACGGTCCGCTCGCCGTCGCCGGCGAAGAGATAGGCGTCGTGCGGATCGATCGAGAGCGATACCAGGCCATCGGCGGCTATCGGCGTCACCTGGCCGATCTGCACCGTGATGTTGCCCGTGCCGCTCTCCGAACTGACGCATTGCAGGGCGCCGGCGTCGACATAGAGGATCGTTTCGCGGCCGAGATGCTCGACGAGGCGTACCTTGCCGGAGATCGCCGCCCGGGTGGCATCGCCAGCGGCGAGGCGGATGTTCTCGGGCCGGATACCGAGCGTGGCCCTGTCGCCCGATTTCAGTACTGTACCCTCGGCGAGCGATACGGCCAGGGGTGCAAGACCGGGCGCCGAGATCCCGGCCATCGCCCCGGAAACCTCGTCGATCGTCACGTCGAAGAAATTCATGCGCGGCGCGCCCAGAAACCCCGCGACGAAGAGGTTGCCGGGGTTGCGATAGAGTTCGAGCGGCGAACCGACCTGTTCGATCGCACCGCGATTCAGCACGACGATGCGGCTCGCCATCGTCATCGCCTCGACCTGGTCGTGCGTGACGTAGATCATGGTCGCGCCGAGTTCAGCATGGAGGCTCGAAAGCTCCACGCGCATCTGCGTCCGCAACGCCGCACCGAGGTTCGACAGCGGTTCGTCGAACAGGAAGACGTCCGGCGAGCGCGTGATTGCGCGTCCGATCGCGACGCGTTGGCGCTGGCCGCCGGAGAGCTGCTTTGGCCGTTTGTCGAGCTGGTCCGTGATCCGGAGGATCTTCGCTGCGCGTGCGACGGCGGCGTCAATTTCCTCCTTCGGACGCTTCGCCATGCGAAGCCCGAAGCCCATATTCTCTGCGACCGTCATGTGGGGATAGAGCGCGTAGGATTGAAAGACCATGGCGATGCCGCGATCGCCCGGTTCTTCCTTCGTCACATCGCGCCCGCTGATCAGGATCCGCCCCGAGGAGATCGTCTCGAGCCCGGCGAT
It encodes the following:
- a CDS encoding ABC transporter ATP-binding protein, with product MKSLELHRIEKSYGAYHALRGIDLSVEDGEFIVMVGPSGCGKSTLLKTIAGLETISSGRILISGRDVTKEEPGDRGIAMVFQSYALYPHMTVAENMGFGLRMAKRPKEEIDAAVARAAKILRITDQLDKRPKQLSGGQRQRVAIGRAITRSPDVFLFDEPLSNLGAALRTQMRVELSSLHAELGATMIYVTHDQVEAMTMASRIVVLNRGAIEQVGSPLELYRNPGNLFVAGFLGAPRMNFFDVTIDEVSGAMAGISAPGLAPLAVSLAEGTVLKSGDRATLGIRPENIRLAAGDATRAAISGKVRLVEHLGRETILYVDAGALQCVSSESGTGNITVQIGQVTPIAADGLVSLSIDPHDAYLFAGDGERTVTVRKAIHSNQTKVGTI
- a CDS encoding glutathione S-transferase family protein, which codes for MTITITAFERSPDGGQGMARDMRVRWALEEVGQPYDVRLLSFKAMKEPAHLALHPFGQIPTYEEGDLALFESGAIVFHIAERHAGLLPDDANARARAITWMFAALNTVEPPIVDREVAEYLEGDETWYERRLPFIDERIRRRLGELSGRLGNADWIDGAFSAADLLMVTVLRRLEGSGILEEYPNLCAYVARGKARPAYKRAFDAQLAVFTAAPTG
- a CDS encoding aldo/keto reductase, coding for MNELTRIRWGILGPGNIAKDFFAGALQSANGKVVAIGARNPAKPGLADDFPGTRIVAGYDALLDDPEIDAVYIATVHPLHAEYAIKAAEKGKHVLCEKPMGLSAAEADAMFEAARKAGTFMAEAYMYRLHPLTAKIVQLVKSGMVGEVRKIQSSFGFAKLPFDEGHRLFSNEMAGGGILDVGGYTTSMARLIAGIGTSSGVMEPTEVTALGHLGRTGVDEWTSALLSFPNGIIAELSCSVSLVQENVLRILGTNGRIEVGHFWFAGGKRGGTNIIRVIHADGRQEEVPVAEPRHLYSFEVEAAGDAIRAGRTEFAYPGMSRADTLGNLRVMDKWRAAIGLEYEGEKHTVRTRTVRGDKLSRKTSHVRSGRIDGLQKEISLAALGLMEFSTFSSAAMVLDAFFEAGGNLVDTAFLYGNGLQDRLVGEWMRSRGVRQETVVIAKGAHSPLCYPDVIGKQLTTSLERMGTDYVDIYFMHRDSPDIPVGEFVDAMDAEVKAERIRGPFGGSNWTRERFDEAIAYAERTGKTKPSVLSNNFSLAEMVEPVWAGCISSSDDAWMHWLEEKGVTNFAWSSQARGFFTDRAGRGKRDDSELARSWYSESNFARRDRAIALGRKLGKDPIQIALAYVLAQKGRVIPLIGPRSLSELNHSLDAFSIALSPGDVRWLRDGDPGQSSAA
- a CDS encoding ATP-dependent helicase; protein product: MATAAYLEKLNDRQRCAVEYGIGAGEDAQAGPLLIIAGAGSGKTNTLAHRVAHLIVNGADPRRILLMTFSRRAAAEMSRRVGRICAQVLGPSSATTTDALSWAGTFHGIGARLLRIYAEQIGLNAEFTIHDREDSADLINLMRHELGFSKMESRFPAKGTCLAIYSRAVNAEMPLNEVLRTWYPWVSGWEQQLKELFAVYVEAKQAQNVLDYDDLLLYWAQMVSDPSLADDIGNRFDHVLVDEYQDTNRLQSSVLLALKPGGRGLTVVGDDAQSIYSFRAATVRNILDFPKQFSPPAEIVTLDRNYRSTQPILAAANGVIDLARERFTKNLWTDRESAERPKLLTVRDEADQANCIVEQVLANRESGMLLKQQAVLFRTSSHSGPLEVELTRRNIPFVKFGGLKFLDSAHVKDMLAVLRFAQNPRDRVAGFRLLQMLPGVGPQTAGKILDTIATDPEPLMALGEVPAPPRSGSDWLSLVELLQALRKPAWPMEIEIARVWYEPHLERIHEDAETRRADLVQLEQIAAGYQSRERFLTELTLDPPDATSDQAGVPLLDEDYLILSTIHSAKGQEWRSVFMLNVVDGCIPSDLATGTSHELEEERRLLYVGMTRAKDSLTLMVPQRFFTGGQHAQGDRHVYASRTRFIPATLLQFFESAIWPVASPNASERSAKQIRIDVAARMRTMWQ
- a CDS encoding aminoglycoside adenylyltransferase domain-containing protein, which encodes MRADRQQIDEALAATETIRSILRDALLAVYLHGSAVSGGLRPQSDVDLLAIVDCPMADEQRRDLLAALLRMSGRHPRLVGAPRCIELMVFLRADIAAPNFPARAEFIYGEWLRDTFECGGLPLPVSDPENTLVLAQARQEAVPLFGPDAKELLPSLPPEQIRRAMRDALPSLGDSLQGDERNVLLTLARMWRTSATGDFITKDAAATWAASQMPDEEADMLIYAGEAYLGKVKDDWQDRQTASERTAAFLRQRVSDLL